A single region of the Epinephelus moara isolate mb chromosome 12, YSFRI_EMoa_1.0, whole genome shotgun sequence genome encodes:
- the LOC126398409 gene encoding heparan sulfate glucosamine 3-O-sulfotransferase 5: MLFKQQALLRQKLFVLGSLAIGSVLYLVARVGTLDRLQPICPIESRLPPPEPEQIPLRTLQFKRGLLHELRKGNATKEQIRLHNLVQQLPRAIIIGVRKGGTRALLEMLNLHPAVVKASQEIHFFDNDQNYARGIDWYREKMPFSFPHQITIEKSPAYFITEEVPERIFKMNSSIKLLIIVREPTTRAVSDYTQVLEGKERKNKTYHKFEKLAIDPSTCEVNTKYKAVRTSIYTKHLERWLKYFPVEQFHIVDGDRLITDPLPELQLVERFLNLPSRISQYNLYFNATRGFYCLRFNIVFNKCLAGSKGRIHPEVDPSVVTKLQKFFHPFNQKFYQITGRTFNWP, translated from the exons ATGCTATTCAAACAGCAGGCATTGCTGAGACAGAAGCTCTTCGTTCTGGGCAGCCTCGCTATCGGAAGTGTCCTCTATCTCGTGGCCAGGGTTGGGACCTTGGATAG GCTACAGCCCATTTGCCCCATTGAGAGCAGACTGCCCCCTCCTGAGCCAGAGCAAATTCCTCTCCGCACCCTGCAGTTTAAGCGTGGCCTGCTCCATGAACTACGCAAGGGCAATGCCACCAAAGAGCAAATCCGCCTGCACAACCTGGTCCAGCAGCTGCCTCGAGCCATTATCATTGGGGTGCGTAAGGGGGGCACCCGCGCCCTGCTGGAGATGCTCAACCTGCATCCAGCAGTGGTCAAGGCCTCGCAAGAGATTCACTTCTTTGACAATGACCAAAACTACGCCCGGGGCATCGACTGGTACAGAGAGAAAATGCCCTTCTCCTTCCCTCATCAGATCACCATTGAGAAAAGCCCCGCCTACTTCATCACAGAGGAGGTCCCTGAACGCATCTTCAAGATGAACTCCTCCATCAAGCTCCTGATCATCGTTCGCGAGCCCACCACCAGAGCTGTGTCTGACTACACGCAAGTTCTGGAGGGCAAGGAGCGAAAAAACAAGACCTACCACAAGTTCGAGAAACTGGCCATCGACCCCAGCACCTGCGAGGtgaacacaaagtacaaagCAGTGCGGACCAGCATCTACACCAAACACTTGGAGCGCTGGCTGAAGTACTTTCCCGTGGAGCAGTTCCACATCGTGGACGGAGACCGCCTCATCACGGACCCGCTGCCGGAGCTGCAGCTTGTCGAGCGCTTCCTCAACCTCCCCTCGAGAATCAGCCAGTATAACCTGTACTTCAATGCCACCAGGGGATTTTACTGTCTGCGATTTAACATTGTCTTCAACAAGTGCCTGGCAGGCAGCAAGGGTCGCATCCATCCAGAGGTGGACCCGTCCGTGGTGACTAAACTGCAGAAGTTCTTTCACCCCTTCAATCAGAAGTTTTACCAGATCACTGGTAGGACATTCAACTGGCCATGA